A single genomic interval of Chlamydiales bacterium STE3 harbors:
- a CDS encoding tRNA-dihydrouridine synthase C (Product derived from UniProtKB/Swiss-Prot:Q884C6;Gene name derived from UniProtKB/Swiss-Prot:Q884C6;EC number derived from UniProtKB/Swiss-Prot:Q884C6): MLLPKDLEGCPYLILAPMEGVGDRSFRQAMASVGGFNEAVMDFLRVPANAHVKSLAKEYQADETAPIPLAAQLMGSDPALMAAMAQEIEKRGAPRIDVNCGCPSNTVTGRGAGSSLLKTPNLLNEVAQAVVKAVNIPVTVKMRSGYEDTSLFKENLLAAQESGISYLTLHPRTKVEGYGPPANWDLIAEAKAILHIPVVGNGDILNVSDALKMLKYTNCDALMIGRGSVINPFIFHQIRAHFSGKEYLPTWSQLHAYLQVYLQSIPEEMPTKTRINKMKQLMSFLFKSNSVLLEKKKTMLTTTFTELAAFLEFTIPLLKSGWN; encoded by the coding sequence ATGCTTTTACCAAAAGATTTAGAGGGGTGCCCCTACCTTATTTTAGCTCCCATGGAAGGCGTGGGGGATAGAAGTTTTCGCCAAGCGATGGCCTCAGTTGGTGGATTTAACGAAGCTGTTATGGATTTTTTGCGCGTTCCGGCAAATGCTCATGTCAAGAGCCTTGCAAAAGAATATCAAGCTGATGAAACCGCACCTATTCCCCTTGCAGCTCAACTCATGGGATCCGATCCTGCTTTAATGGCCGCTATGGCACAAGAAATCGAAAAACGAGGTGCACCTAGAATTGATGTAAATTGTGGCTGTCCCTCTAATACGGTAACAGGAAGAGGGGCAGGATCTAGTTTATTAAAAACCCCCAATCTCCTCAACGAAGTTGCTCAGGCTGTAGTGAAGGCTGTCAACATTCCAGTTACTGTCAAGATGCGTTCGGGGTATGAGGATACCTCTTTATTTAAAGAAAATCTGCTAGCTGCTCAAGAAAGTGGAATCAGTTATCTTACCTTACATCCAAGAACAAAAGTGGAGGGCTATGGACCTCCTGCTAACTGGGATCTTATCGCAGAAGCTAAGGCCATTTTACATATTCCTGTGGTAGGTAATGGGGATATTCTCAATGTTTCCGACGCTTTAAAGATGCTAAAATACACTAATTGTGACGCTTTAATGATTGGCCGTGGTAGCGTCATTAATCCTTTTATCTTCCATCAGATTCGCGCCCATTTTTCTGGAAAAGAGTACCTTCCTACCTGGAGTCAACTTCACGCTTATCTACAAGTTTATTTGCAGTCAATTCCAGAGGAAATGCCGACCAAAACGAGAATTAATAAGATGAAGCAATTAATGAGCTTTTTGTTTAAAAGTAATTCCGTGTTATTAGAGAAAAAGAAGACAATGCTAACAACAACTTTTACTGAATTAGCGGCTTTTCTTGAGTTTACCATTCCTCTTCTAAAGTCAGGATGGAATTAA
- a CDS encoding putative protein YlaK (Product derived from UniProtKB/Swiss-Prot:O07635;Gene name derived from UniProtKB/Swiss-Prot:O07635; Uncharacterized protein YlaK): MKEKTFVIDTNVLLYDPECIVKFPKCEVVIPVAVLEELDTMKRLPNELGKNSRAVFRKLDSLHVLGEGNLHEGVRLPNGSTICIQLELNEELPNFFTHSVNDNRIILIAYLLQKKRKKVVFLSKDFAARLKAEAIGIEAEDYENLKVAYDSIYRGVRKVELSKHEIDLFYKDGVLERTDLNPYPNEYFIMTSPEHSSAVGKYNPVRNHIEPLLKTGNIWGIKPKNVEQRCAIDVLLRDDIKLVTLIGRAGTGKTLLALACGLRKVFDENIYTKILVSRPVIPLGRDIGYLPGTKEEKLFNWMQPIYDNLEFLCGSSGHETNETLRWVMESKKIEMEAVTYIRGRSLPKMFIIIDEAQNLTPHEVKTIISRAGEGTKVILTGDPTQIDNPYLNKDSNGLTYTVGRFSDHKIYGNVFLEKTERSELAALAAEIL; this comes from the coding sequence ATGAAAGAAAAAACATTTGTTATTGACACTAACGTCCTTTTATATGATCCAGAGTGCATTGTTAAGTTTCCAAAATGTGAAGTGGTCATTCCAGTGGCTGTGCTTGAGGAGCTGGATACAATGAAACGTCTACCCAATGAGTTGGGCAAAAACTCGCGCGCTGTGTTTAGAAAACTTGATTCTCTTCATGTTTTAGGAGAGGGAAATCTACATGAGGGGGTCAGGCTGCCGAACGGTTCAACCATTTGCATTCAGCTAGAGTTAAACGAAGAGTTGCCAAACTTTTTTACTCATTCTGTAAATGATAATCGCATTATCCTGATCGCCTATCTTTTACAAAAAAAAAGAAAAAAAGTAGTTTTTCTTTCCAAGGATTTTGCTGCTCGCCTCAAAGCGGAAGCTATAGGAATAGAAGCTGAGGATTATGAGAATTTAAAAGTTGCCTATGATTCCATTTATCGGGGAGTGCGTAAGGTAGAATTAAGTAAACACGAGATAGACCTTTTTTACAAAGACGGGGTTTTAGAACGAACCGATTTAAATCCCTATCCTAATGAGTACTTTATCATGACCTCTCCAGAACACTCTTCGGCGGTCGGTAAATACAATCCTGTACGCAATCATATAGAGCCCCTGTTAAAAACAGGAAATATCTGGGGGATAAAACCCAAAAATGTTGAACAGCGCTGTGCGATTGATGTTTTGCTTAGGGATGATATCAAGCTTGTTACTTTAATCGGACGAGCAGGAACAGGAAAAACGCTACTTGCCTTAGCTTGTGGTTTGCGCAAAGTTTTTGATGAAAACATCTACACAAAAATTCTTGTCAGCCGCCCCGTGATTCCACTTGGAAGAGATATCGGTTATTTGCCTGGTACTAAAGAAGAGAAGCTTTTTAATTGGATGCAGCCGATCTATGATAATTTAGAATTTCTTTGCGGTTCTTCTGGTCATGAAACAAATGAAACGCTGAGATGGGTAATGGAGAGTAAAAAAATTGAAATGGAAGCTGTCACTTATATTAGAGGCCGTTCCCTACCTAAGATGTTTATCATCATTGATGAAGCACAAAATCTAACTCCCCACGAAGTAAAGACCATTATTTCCCGTGCTGGGGAAGGAACCAAAGTCATTTTAACTGGAGATCCCACTCAAATTGATAACCCTTACTTAAATAAAGATTCTAACGGCTTGACTTACACGGTTGGACGATTTAGTGATCACAAAATTTATGGAAATGTTTTTTTAGAAAAAACAGAGCGTTCCGAACTAGCGGCTCTCGCTGCAGAAATTCTTTAA